Sequence from the Pseudophaeobacter arcticus DSM 23566 genome:
ATTCAGTGTTTGACGCCCGGTTGAAAGCAACGACAAGCCACCCCCAGTCCTCGTCAATGAGTTGCAGGCCGTCGTATCCGCGTTCCATGAGTTCGGACTTAATCGCGTCGGCAAGTGAGAAACCAGACATGAAGTCGTTGACCAATTCATCATCTTTGGGATGACGAGGGAAGCCCGGGGCTTTGACGTGCATATGGCTCGTGATCATCTGAAATATGCCTTTTTCTGAATCCTGCAGCGCTCTGCTTTAGTTAAGCTAAGGCGGAGTGCCATGGTAGTGAATAGGAAAGGTGCATACATTTAGGTGGCAGAGGCGAAAGGCAGAAAAGTCCGCTCTGCCGAGCTTGACCTCCTGCCTCATTACCAATTTGGTGTGCTGGTGCGGAGAATGGCAGTTATGAGCCCACACCCACCAATGCTGCACAGCGCACGAATGTTCGCACTTCCGTAAGTCGTCTATCAATCCGCCGGAAGGCCAACCGCAAGGCGACCTGCATCAGTCTTTAGCGAAAAATCAGTCCCATCGTATTTCCGCGCCGCATCGGTGGTGAGCCAGGCGATTGCCTGCGCAACCCAGTCTGCCGGAATATGGCGCTCCCAATCGAGCTGGCTGACCGGGTTGATGCCGGATGCCTTGATGCTGCGCTGCATATCAGTGGCGACAGTTCCGGGCGATAAGCCAATCACATTTACGCCTTTCGGGCCGAGTTCTTTTTGTGCAGTGCCCGTCAAACTAAAGAGTGCTGCCTTGGTGGCGCAGTAGTGCGACCATCCTTCAAGCGTCGACGTTGCAGCTCCGGAAGAGATATTCACGACGAGACCTGACCTGCCGGAGATCATTCCCGGCAAGACGGCGCGTAGCATGTGGAAAGCACCTTTCACATTCACGTCCACAACTTTGCCCCATGCAAAAGGGTCGGCGTCTTCTATCCGTGCGATGGGGTCGATCAGTCCCGCGTTGTTCACGAGAATATCGACACCACCGAACGCCTCGGTTGCTCGTTCCACGGTGTTCGACGCTTGCCCCCAATCCGACACATCGCAGGTCAGTCCGAGGGCGTTTGCGCCAATGTCATCAGCAATGGTGGCAACAGTGTCGGTGGAGCGGGCGGCAAGCACCACATTCGCTCCAAGGCTTGCGAAATGACGGGCGGTTGCCTCGCCAATACCCCGGCTCGCGCCAGTGATGAGAGCGGTTCTGCCGCTAAGATTGATGGTCTGTGTCATTGGTATACTCCTTTAGTTTTCTTCGGGGCTGCGATGGACCGTTAGGGTGGCATTAACCGTGACGTNGGTGGAAACCACGTCCTGGCCTGCACCGATATCGTATGTGAGGCGTGGGATAACTCCGGACAGATCAGCCTGCGCGGTATCGCCTTGGACAATCAGCGTTCCCGATAAGGTCATCGGCGCGTCGATGTTCTTGAGAGTGAGGGTGCCAACCACGACGAGAGTGCCGTTCGTCGCAAGATCGAACTGGTCAGCGACAAAAACGGCCAACGGATGATCGTCGACAGAAAGCCACGCCTCATTTGCAACGGCAGTCGCACGTGGGTCGGCGATGGAAACGGTCGGCATATCAATCTCGACCCGCACTTGCCCTGTCTCAGGGCGCTCGGGATCGAAGAAAATATCTGCGACCCAGCTACCAAAGGCACCTTGCGCGGTCTGATCGGCTATCTCGACACTGTAGGTCAATTGGCTCGATGCGTGATCGACTGTCCAAGCATCCTGTCCATATGCCGCGCTTGCCAAGATGATGAAAAGGGCGATTGCGGAAGGTCTATTCTGCATGGATGTCACTCCTCTCGTCTTTTGACCGGCGAACAGGAAGCATCGCTTCCAGCACGCTGTCTCGGTTGATGACGTGGTGTTTCAGAGCTGCCGCCGTGTGAACCGAAGCAAGCCCGCAGAGAGCCCAGGCCCCTGCCCAATGCGCCGTGTGGAACAATGCGTCCCGCCCGGCGTCGGGGCCGATGGGGTGCGGGAAGGTAAAGAGACCAAAAACCTGCGTCGGTATCCCGAGCGGGGACGATGCGGCCAGCAACCACCCAGAGATCGGCAACCCGAACATGAGCATGTAGAGCCCCACATGCGCCGCTCGCGCGGCGAACCTTTCGGGCGTTTTCGTGTGCTCTGGCAGGTCGGGCTCTGGCAAAGCGACTCTGAATAGAAGGCGGATCAGGACGAGTCCAAAAAGCAGGACCCCGATAGACTTGTGAAGCTGGTAGGCCTCGAAGACTGGAATCCCCAAAACGGTGAGAGAAAAATCTCCCGCCTCCGCTGCCGCTTCTGCGACCCGCGACATGGCGAAACCACCCAAAATCATGGCAAGGAGGGCCGCCGTCATCGTCCAGTGTAGAAGGACGATGACGACTGGCCAGCGCGCCGGAATATCTGAGCGGCGCATTGGATCAGCTCTCATTCGGGCCTGTGAAGCCCTCTACCCGGCCCCAATTGCAAGGGACGTTCGTGTCGGGAGCGCCGTCACAGCGAACCAAATCAAAACGGGCGTCGAGATCGACCACGAAGCCGGTGGGCGAACCAAGAAAGGCAATGAAGTCCATCCCGTGGTCCAACCGCGCGATCTCGCCCGTGACATGGAAGCCGACGACTTCGACTTCATCGTAATTCGGGATGAAATCCGGGTAGGTCCGACGGTTGACCATTTGGAAGTCGAGTTCGACTGGGGCCGTCACGCCCAGTATTGTAAGGTCGCCGATCAGTTTGCCTGTGGTCGGCGTTAGCATCCGCGCCTCGGTAGAGGTGAAGTCGATGGTTGGGTGGTCTGTGACGTTCAGGTAATCGGCGTTGCGCACATGATTGTCGCGCCCGACATGGTTCGAGTTGATCGAAGCGGCGTCGATAGTGAAAGTGATCTCGCTGTTTGCGGGAACTTCTTCATCAATGAGAAACGTTCCGTCGAAAGTGTCAAACCGACCGACCGTATTGGCCATGTTCATATGGTCGATCTCCCAGCCGACATGGGCATGGCCAAGGTCGAGGGTCCACTCAACAGGTTCCGCGAACGCGGGCGTAGTCGCGAGAATTGTGGCAAAGGTAGCAATGGCTGATTTCAGCATGGATTAGTCTCCTGATTTGGATTGGGGATTAAGTGGAGTTCAGGCAGCGATTGAACCGGGCAATTTGGCATCAATGTCAGCCAATGCTGCTTGCAGGATGTCGTGGGCATCCGGCACGGTCGTAGCCTCAATGGTGAAAACCTCGACCGAAGTCAGACCGATAAAGTTCATCAGGCCGGTCAGGTAAGGACGCAGGTAATCGTAGCTCTCCAACGGCCCGCCTGGCGCATAACCGCCTGCGCCGTAGCTCAACGCGAGGTAGGTCGGACGATCAGCTAGAAGACCGCGAAACTGGCCGTCCTCATAAGCGAAGGTGTGTCCGATACGAACGATCTGGTCGATCCAGGCCTTCAGCGCGGACGGAACCGAGAAGTTGTAGAGGGGCGCGGATAGCACAACAATATCCGCGTCGCGGAGTTCAGCGATCAGTGTATCCGATTGCGCAGTCGCCTTTCGAAGATCGTCAGTCATCGCCTCTGGCGGAGTGTAGTAGCCTTTGATGGTCTGGTCGGCGATATGAGCGATTGGATCTGCGACTAGGTCGCGGTTCACAATCTCGGCGTTCGGGGTCACACTGGACAGTTGGTCAGTGATGTGATCCGCCAACGCTCTGCTGAATGAACCCTCGATGGCACTTTCGGACGGAGCGGTTGGTCGGGATGAACTGTCGATTTGAAGAATACGGTTCATGGCAATGCCTCCTGTTTGGATGGCTTCAACATGATACGCGCGCATCTTGCGGGAAACAGGCTTTCATGACATTCTGTCGTGCATCAAATGCAGGAATGAATTGGCTTTGGACCTAAACCTTCTCAAGACCTTTGCCGATGTCGCGCGGAGAGGTTCATTCGCGGCAGTCGCGCGAGATGAAGGGGTCGATCCGTCGTCTGTATCCCGACGTGTTGCAGCGCTCGAACAGGCGCTCAGTCTTACACTCTTTGAAAGAACCACGCGACGGCTCGCCCTTACAGAGGCGGGACGGCTCTACCTCGCACAAGTCGGATCAATTATTGAAGCTATAGAAGAAGCGGCGGACATCGCCCGCGATGCGGTGACAGAGCCGTCCGGTCTTCTCAGGATCACAACGTCAGTTGCTTTTGGGGAGCGCTGGCTCACTCCCCGTCTCGGCCCGTTTCGATCCGCCTACCCTCGGGTCGAGGTTGAACTTATCCTAACCGACGCTGAGATAGACATTGCAGCCGAAGGCATTGACCTCGCCCTGCGCCTCGGCCCGCAGGTTGAAGGGTCATTCATTGTCTCGAAACTGTTTGACGTTCACTATCACGCAGTCGCAGCACGAGCCTACCTGGATGTAGCTGGACCACCAGACAGTCCATCGGACCTGGCCACCAGGGATGGTATTTTCTTTGCTCTGCCACGTTTCGGTTCGGCTTGGCGCTTCAGAAAAACACCGACCGATACCTTGATTGAAGTACGACCAAATCCGACGCTCGCAATCTCCAGCGCCTTGGCGGTCCGGCGCGCAGCGCTCGAGGGACTTGGCGTTGCCCTACTGGCCGATTGGACAGTGGCGGAGGACTTAGAGACTGGTCGACTTATCGACCTTTTCCCCGACTACGAAGGGAGTGCGACAGGCTTCGACACGGCCGTTTGGACGGTATTTCCCAGTCGGGACTATGTTCCAGCTCGGTTGAGAGTCTTCCTAGATCATATCCGTGACCGAGGGAGCGCATGATCCCCCATCTCCTTTTGAATGCCAAGGGCTCCGCCCAGTGAATTCAAGCAGACACCTCTCCAGTTGATAAGCTGAACGGGAGCGGACATTCAGACAAGTACGCTGTAGGTCAGGTTTGTCCGCCTAGCAGACTGTGGCTTTAGTCCCGCTGTTTGTCTGCTCTTCGATCTTTCGATGCATACCGGTCAAAAGCGCGTTGCCCTCTCTGCATGACCCAAAGGACGCCATAGAGGTAACAAATGGACCTGTCACGCTTTTGTGCCGCCCCAAGTGCTCGTTTAGGCCACTTTCCGTTCGAAGGCGACCGGGCTTTTCCAGCCCAGTGCTGAATGGCGTCGGCGTGGATTGTAGAAGCCATTGATGTATTCGAAGATGGCCATCTCAGCCTGCCTGCGCGTTTCCCATGACCGCCGCCAGATCAGCTCAGCTTTGATGGTTTTGAAGAACGTCTCAACGGCGGCGTTGTCGTAGCAGTTGCCCTTCCCAGACATCGACACCTTGAACCCATGCTGTCGCAGGATCTTCTGATAGTCGTGTGAACAATATTGCGACCCACGATCCGTGTGATGAATGCAGTCCTTGGGCGGTTGCCGGAACGCGATGGCCATCTTCAACGCTCGGATCGCCAGATCACGTTTCATCCGATTGCTCACCGCCCAGCCGATCACACGCCTTGAATGAAGGTCCAGGAATGAGGAGGAACAGAAAACGGTCCGGGGGACCGTTTTCCCGACGAATGCCAGATAAAGCCAACCCTCGCGTGTCCAGACATAGCTGATGTCCATTGCCCGGCAGGGTATTTCCGTAGGAAATGTCCCGAGAGGGGCCGCCCATTTCTGGTTGGGCGCATCAGCGTTGAAGTCTCGATCCAGCAGGTTCGGCGCAATATTGAACTTGTGATCGCTATCGGTCGTCACCTTGTGTTTGCGGGTTCTGGCCACTGATATGCCGTTCTGACGCATCAGCCTGCCTACGCGGCGGTGCCCCACGTCCAAGCCGATCTCTTTCAGCTCTTCCGTCATTCGCGGCCTGCCATAGCTGCCCAAACTAAGACGGGATTGTTCTTTGATATGGGCCAACGTGATCAAATCAGACCGCTGTCTGCGGCTGGCTGGACGGCTGCGGAACGCACGCAAACCACGTGAACTGACGCCAACAACCTCGCACAACCGATTGGCTGGAAAGCTGGACCTATGTTCTTCGACAAACCTAAATCTCATTGCTTTAGGCCCGCGAAGAACTGGGTGGCCTTCATCGGGCAAATGATCCCCCGGATCATTTCCTGATCCTCTTCAGTTTAGGATATCCCACTCCTCCTTGAGAAGCCGGATCTCGCGTCGAAGCCGCTCATTCTCTTTGGCGAGATCTAAATCTTCTTTCGACACCACGTCAGTATCTCGATGCGCGGTGATCCATTTGTTCAGCGTCTACATGCCGACACCCAGATCGTCAGCCACCTGCTTGCGCGTAAGCCCACTTGTCAGCGCGATACGCACCGCATCAGCGCGGAATTCGTCCGTCCGTTTCAGTCCCATAGTTCGTCTCCTTTGTTGCAGGAAATGCTATCAAAGGAGCGGCATCAAACCGTGACAGGTCCACTGGGTTTCAACAAGCGTGGCCTTCTCGGCTCCAGTACTGGAGACGCAACGCGAACACCCCCGCCGGAGCGAGGTGTAAGTTATTGAATTTGTTCATTTATGATAATATTGGTTGCGGGAGTAGGATTTGAACCTACGACCTTCAGGTTATGAGCCTCACAGGCGTGATATTGCTATAGTTTACTGAACATATTTCTTTGTATATTTATCAATATATTACACCCATACAAACTAAACCACTCACACCCGTATATTGTTCAAATTTGCTCGTCAGTGTAGCACTGGTGTAGCACCAATAGTATTTCGTAGCACCAAGACATTTCAGGGGAACAGCGTGGCCAGCCATCGTTTGAACTTTACCAAAGCCGCACTCTTAAAGGCCGCAGCCGCCAGGAAGGGCGCGCGGGACTATTACTATGATGAACGTGAAGCGGGGCTAATGATGGCCGTAACCGCTGCGGGATCAAAGAGCTTTTACCTCTACAAACGAATTGAGGGCCGCCCGGAACGCCTGCTCTTGGGCAAGTTCCCCGACATGACCGTAGAGCAAGCCCGCAAAGCTGCCGCCAAGGCCAAAGGCGGCATCGCCGCCGGAGCGAACCCGCAAAAAGACAAGAAGGCCATTCGAGACGAGATGACGTTTGGCGCACTCTTCGGCGAATACATGGACAAATACTCCAAGGTTCACAAAAAATCGTGGAAATACGATGAGCGCGAAGTGAACAAGTATCTGTCGCACTGGTTCCGCCGTAAAATCTCCAGCATTGACCGGGCCGAGGTCGAACGGCTGCATGCCAAGACCGGCAAGGAAAACGGCATCTATCAGGCCAATCGCCTGCTTGAACGCATTCGTTCCATTTTCAACAAAGGGATCGAATGGGGTTGGAAGGGCGTAAACCCGGCAACCGGGATCAAGAAATTCCGCGAACAGAGCCGCGACAGGTTCCTGCAACCGGACGAGCTGCCCCGCTTTTTTGAAGCCCTGGCGAATGAACCAAATGAGGCCGCGCGGGATTTCTTTATGATCTCCCTGCTGACCGGGGCGCGCAAATCAAACACCCTGGCGATGATGTGGAAAGATATCAGTTTTGAAGCCGCAACCTGGCGCATTGAGGAAACCAAAAACGCTGACCCGCTGACAGTCCACCTGCCCCAGCAAGCCGTTGAATTGCTAATTGAGCGCAAGCTGAAATCAGACAGCCCCTATGTATTTGCTGGCTCCGGCAAGAGCGGCCACCTGGCCGACCCCAAGAAAGCCTGGACGCGCATTTTGGCAGAGGCAGGCATTGAAAACCTGCGCATACACGACCTGCGCCGCACCCTTGGCAGCTATCAGGCAGCGACGGGGGCCAATGGCTATATCATCGGAAAATCGCTGGGCCACCGTTCGCAGCAATCGACCGCAATCTATGCCAGGCTAAACCTGGACCCGGTCCGTGAAAGCGTAGACAAGGCAACTGAGCTGATGTTCTCGAAGACGCGGTAGCATATCCCCCAATGGCAGTTCTGCGCAGGAAGCTGACTTTGCAAAGTCATGGTGGCACACCAGAGCGTCAGGCGCGACTGGCCCAAAGCTACCGCTCAATCGAGTTGTAAGAAACCGCAGTTAACGCCGCAAATGCGGACATTTGAATGAAGCGCCAACCAATTCAATCTCGGCACTTCGCAGGCGGCTTTGATCTGTGGCAACGTTTACAACCCGGGTTTGGAGAGCGCTTGGCGACAGCGCGGCCTGGTGCGGGACGCTGCGGGAGGTGTGTTGGGTGACCACACGTCAGCAGAGAGTTCTCAGCTGACGCCTCAGATTTAAGTGGAACCCTCGCTGCCTACCTGCTAGTCTTCCACGCCTGACGCAAGATTCCCAAGTATGCTCAGTTGTGGCATGGTCGGCGGATGAGACGCTCCGACATCTGCCTTTACCTTGGCCCCGCCGACCGCACCGAGCTGCAAGCCCTGATCGCCAACCGCAACACGCCGCGCAAGCTCGTCTGGCGGGCCGAGATCGTGCTGGCCACGGCCGATGGGAGTGGCACCACCGAGATCATGCGGCAGACGGGCATGTCGAAGCCGACGGTCTGGCGCTGGCAGGAGCGGTATCTCGATGAGGGCGTGGCGGGGCTCAAGCGGGACAAGACGCGGCCCTCTCGGGTGCCGCCGTTGCCTCGGGAGGTCCGGCTGAAGGTGATCGCGAAGACCGTGCAGGAGGCCCCGCCCAATGCCACGCACTGGAGCCGCGCGTCGATGGCAGAGGCGGTGGGAATTTCGGCTTCGAGCGTGGGGCGCATCTGGGCCGATGCCGGGCTGAAGCCGCATATCGTGAAGGGCTTCAAGGTCTCGAACGACCCGATGTTCGAGGAGAAGGTCACCGAGATCGTCGGCCTCTACCTCGACCCGCCGGACCGCGCGGTCGTGCTCTGCGTCGACGAGAAGTCCCAGATCCAGGCGCTCGACCGGACCCAGCCGGGGCTGCCGCTCAAGAAGGGACGCGCTGCCACGATGACCCACGACTACAAGCGCCACGGCACCACCACGCTCTTCGCCGCGCTGGACGTGAAGTCGGGCCTGGTCATCGGAGAATGCATGCCGCGCCACCGCGCCAGGGAGTTCCTGAGTTTCCTCCGCCGTATCGACCGGGCGGTGAAGAAGCCCCGCGACATCCATCTCGTGCTCGACAACTACGCCACCCACAAGACGCCCGAGGTGCAGGCCTGGCTGGAGAAGCATCCCCGCTTCAAGCTGCATTTCACGCCCACAAGCGCGTCCTGGATGAACCTCGTCGAGCGCTTCTTCGCCGAGATCACCGCCAAGCGCATCCGCCGCGGCAGCTACTCCAGCGTCGACGACCTCGAGGACGCAATCTACGATTACCTGCTGCAGCACAACGCCAAGCCGAAGCCCTTCGTCTGGAGCAAGACCGCCGAAGACATCCTCGCCCGGGAGCGGCGCGCACTCGACGCGCTCGACCTTATCAGAGGAAATCGGTAGCAAATGTCAGACTCGGAACACTAGTCTGTTCCAAGACGATTCGAGGAGCGACTCCGTTGCAGATAACCAACCCCCTACTTGCACCCACCAAACTACTGGATTTTGATGCCGCGCCTCTTGCGCATCTAATAGAGAGCCGCAGCTGGCGCGACTTATCCGAATACGATCGGATCGGAGCTGCCTATGATTTCGTTCGAAATGAAATCTCGTTCGGATACAATCGAGCTGACGACATCCCCGCATCCGAGGTACTTTCCGACGGCTACGGGCAGTGCAATACGAAAGGCACGCTCTTAATGGCGCTGCTGCGTGGTGTTGGCGTTCGTTGCCGGTTGCATGGGTTTACGATCCACAAAGGCTTGCAGCGCGGTGTTGTCCCAGAGTTGGTGTATCCGCTTGCTCCAGAGGAAATTCTCCATTCGTGGGTAGAGATCGAATTTCAAGGGGCCTGGATCAACCTTGAAGGCTTCATCCTGGATGACGCTTTCTTCGAAGTCCTGCAAAGATCGTTCTCGGACACGGACAGTCTCTGCGGTT
This genomic interval carries:
- a CDS encoding SDR family oxidoreductase; translated protein: MTQTINLSGRTALITGASRGIGEATARHFASLGANVVLAARSTDTVATIADDIGANALGLTCDVSDWGQASNTVERATEAFGGVDILVNNAGLIDPIARIEDADPFAWGKVVDVNVKGAFHMLRAVLPGMISGRSGLVVNISSGAATSTLEGWSHYCATKAALFSLTGTAQKELGPKGVNVIGLSPGTVATDMQRSIKASGINPVSQLDWERHIPADWVAQAIAWLTTDAARKYDGTDFSLKTDAGRLAVGLPAD
- a CDS encoding YceI family protein, producing MQNRPSAIALFIILASAAYGQDAWTVDHASSQLTYSVEIADQTAQGAFGSWVADIFFDPERPETGQVRVEIDMPTVSIADPRATAVANEAWLSVDDHPLAVFVADQFDLATNGTLVVVGTLTLKNIDAPMTLSGTLIVQGDTAQADLSGVIPRLTYDIGAGQDVVSTXVTVNATLTVHRSPEEN
- a CDS encoding cytochrome b, with protein sequence MRRSDIPARWPVVIVLLHWTMTAALLAMILGGFAMSRVAEAAAEAGDFSLTVLGIPVFEAYQLHKSIGVLLFGLVLIRLLFRVALPEPDLPEHTKTPERFAARAAHVGLYMLMFGLPISGWLLAASSPLGIPTQVFGLFTFPHPIGPDAGRDALFHTAHWAGAWALCGLASVHTAAALKHHVINRDSVLEAMLPVRRSKDERSDIHAE
- a CDS encoding YceI family protein — translated: MLKSAIATFATILATTPAFAEPVEWTLDLGHAHVGWEIDHMNMANTVGRFDTFDGTFLIDEEVPANSEITFTIDAASINSNHVGRDNHVRNADYLNVTDHPTIDFTSTEARMLTPTTGKLIGDLTILGVTAPVELDFQMVNRRTYPDFIPNYDEVEVVGFHVTGEIARLDHGMDFIAFLGSPTGFVVDLDARFDLVRCDGAPDTNVPCNWGRVEGFTGPNES
- a CDS encoding FMN-dependent NADH-azoreductase — its product is MNRILQIDSSSRPTAPSESAIEGSFSRALADHITDQLSSVTPNAEIVNRDLVADPIAHIADQTIKGYYTPPEAMTDDLRKATAQSDTLIAELRDADIVVLSAPLYNFSVPSALKAWIDQIVRIGHTFAYEDGQFRGLLADRPTYLALSYGAGGYAPGGPLESYDYLRPYLTGLMNFIGLTSVEVFTIEATTVPDAHDILQAALADIDAKLPGSIAA
- a CDS encoding LysR family transcriptional regulator codes for the protein MDLNLLKTFADVARRGSFAAVARDEGVDPSSVSRRVAALEQALSLTLFERTTRRLALTEAGRLYLAQVGSIIEAIEEAADIARDAVTEPSGLLRITTSVAFGERWLTPRLGPFRSAYPRVEVELILTDAEIDIAAEGIDLALRLGPQVEGSFIVSKLFDVHYHAVAARAYLDVAGPPDSPSDLATRDGIFFALPRFGSAWRFRKTPTDTLIEVRPNPTLAISSALAVRRAALEGLGVALLADWTVAEDLETGRLIDLFPDYEGSATGFDTAVWTVFPSRDYVPARLRVFLDHIRDRGSA
- a CDS encoding tyrosine-type recombinase/integrase; this encodes MASHRLNFTKAALLKAAAARKGARDYYYDEREAGLMMAVTAAGSKSFYLYKRIEGRPERLLLGKFPDMTVEQARKAAAKAKGGIAAGANPQKDKKAIRDEMTFGALFGEYMDKYSKVHKKSWKYDEREVNKYLSHWFRRKISSIDRAEVERLHAKTGKENGIYQANRLLERIRSIFNKGIEWGWKGVNPATGIKKFREQSRDRFLQPDELPRFFEALANEPNEAARDFFMISLLTGARKSNTLAMMWKDISFEAATWRIEETKNADPLTVHLPQQAVELLIERKLKSDSPYVFAGSGKSGHLADPKKAWTRILAEAGIENLRIHDLRRTLGSYQAATGANGYIIGKSLGHRSQQSTAIYARLNLDPVRESVDKATELMFSKTR
- a CDS encoding IS630 family transposase — translated: MRRSDICLYLGPADRTELQALIANRNTPRKLVWRAEIVLATADGSGTTEIMRQTGMSKPTVWRWQERYLDEGVAGLKRDKTRPSRVPPLPREVRLKVIAKTVQEAPPNATHWSRASMAEAVGISASSVGRIWADAGLKPHIVKGFKVSNDPMFEEKVTEIVGLYLDPPDRAVVLCVDEKSQIQALDRTQPGLPLKKGRAATMTHDYKRHGTTTLFAALDVKSGLVIGECMPRHRAREFLSFLRRIDRAVKKPRDIHLVLDNYATHKTPEVQAWLEKHPRFKLHFTPTSASWMNLVERFFAEITAKRIRRGSYSSVDDLEDAIYDYLLQHNAKPKPFVWSKTAEDILARERRALDALDLIRGNR
- a CDS encoding transglutaminase-like domain-containing protein: MTNPLLAPTKLLDFDAAPLAHLIESRSWRDLSEYDRIGAAYDFVRNEISFGYNRADDIPASEVLSDGYGQCNTKGTLLMALLRGVGVRCRLHGFTIHKGLQRGVVPELVYPLAPEEILHSWVEIEFQGAWINLEGFILDDAFFEVLQRSFSDTDSLCGYGAGTDCLGAPPVAWNGEDTYIQKTGIVQDFGVYDTPDAFYLSHEQSFGRLRGALYRHIIRHWMNARVRGFRSGRLKTDRRATHAHEEPANAA